A window from Terriglobia bacterium encodes these proteins:
- a CDS encoding response regulator: protein MRQREVLCIDDDDQSLKVRKILLETFDFRVTTASSGREGLQLLRSKKKVDAVVVDYQMPGMDGGEVARAVKDLRPAMPVLVLSALPLLPQEAPRECIDAFLTKGGPTSKLVHEIEHMIAAAPESAKERMRAVRMVGAMSGMVAEKVRGLLGKSEAQPARKVAHVPARSN from the coding sequence ATGCGGCAACGAGAAGTCCTTTGCATTGATGACGACGATCAGAGCCTGAAGGTCAGAAAGATCCTCCTGGAGACGTTCGACTTCCGTGTGACCACAGCCAGCAGCGGGCGCGAAGGGCTGCAACTGTTGCGTTCTAAGAAAAAAGTAGATGCTGTGGTGGTGGATTACCAAATGCCCGGGATGGATGGCGGCGAAGTGGCGCGCGCGGTAAAGGACTTGCGTCCGGCAATGCCGGTACTGGTGCTGTCGGCGCTGCCGTTGCTGCCGCAAGAAGCGCCGCGCGAGTGTATCGACGCGTTTCTCACCAAGGGCGGTCCGACCAGCAAGCTGGTGCACGAGATCGAGCACATGATCGCGGCTGCGCCGGAATCGGCGAAGGAAAGAATGCGCGCCGTGAGGATGGTCGGAGCGATGTCCGGCATGGTGGCAGAGAAAGTGCGCGGGCTGCTGGGCAAATCGGAAGCGCAGCCGGCGAGGAAAGTCGCGCACGTGCCGGCGAGAAGCAACTAG
- a CDS encoding gamma-glutamyltransferase, which translates to MAETEKYTPHSFAATTLKPQVMGRRGVVVGGHPLVVEAGMRMLQKGGNAVDAGVATVFAAAVVEQASCGLGGEVPILIKLKGKPVVAVNGTGVAPALATAEFFRKLPAEDPRRGPFPVMIAGKNGIIPAYGPLSAIVPGMIDGLLVALKECGTVSFAEVIQPAIELAQGFPADQRLAGTLQQHEPTYCKWPTSQQVYKPNGKAVEEGAVWSQPELERTLQAMVKAAKKARRQGRAATIDAVRDYFYRGPIAKKIGQYCAESGCLLRESDLAAFRAKVEQPLSTTYRGAEVYKVSYWSQGPVLLQNLNLLEAFDLRGMGHNSTRYVHTVVEAMKLGYADRDVYYGDPELSKIPEQLISKEYANLRRALMSATQASAEHRVGDPERMKAEAPAEFVRARLRDRNAEHQDTTCVNVIDQDGNMFSATPSGAWIPAMMAADTGIPLTQRAQAFVLTPGHPNQIGPRKRPRITLTPTIALKNGEPWLAFSTPGADSQDQTLLQIFLDVIEFGMQPQEAVEAARFNSVAMYSSFDDHGDNPLGLQMEGRFPDSTLEELRALGHKLIVVGDWQNPSSPTMVEYDAAHGVIKAGADVRGHRWAAGC; encoded by the coding sequence ATGGCTGAGACCGAGAAGTACACGCCGCACAGCTTTGCGGCGACGACCCTGAAGCCGCAGGTGATGGGGCGGCGCGGAGTGGTGGTTGGCGGGCATCCGCTGGTGGTCGAGGCGGGCATGCGCATGCTGCAGAAGGGCGGCAACGCGGTGGATGCGGGTGTGGCGACGGTGTTCGCGGCGGCCGTGGTGGAGCAGGCGAGCTGCGGGCTGGGCGGAGAGGTTCCAATCCTGATCAAGCTGAAAGGCAAGCCAGTGGTGGCGGTCAACGGCACGGGCGTGGCGCCCGCACTGGCGACGGCGGAGTTCTTTCGCAAGCTGCCGGCGGAGGATCCGCGGCGCGGACCGTTCCCGGTCATGATCGCTGGGAAGAACGGAATCATTCCGGCGTACGGCCCGTTGAGCGCGATAGTGCCGGGAATGATTGACGGCCTGCTGGTTGCGCTGAAGGAATGCGGCACGGTGAGTTTCGCGGAGGTCATCCAACCGGCTATCGAGCTGGCGCAAGGATTTCCCGCCGACCAGCGGCTGGCGGGCACGCTCCAGCAACACGAGCCGACGTATTGCAAGTGGCCGACGTCGCAACAGGTGTACAAGCCGAATGGCAAAGCGGTGGAAGAAGGCGCGGTGTGGTCGCAGCCGGAGCTGGAGCGAACGCTGCAAGCGATGGTCAAGGCGGCGAAAAAGGCAAGAAGGCAGGGGCGCGCGGCGACGATTGATGCGGTGCGCGACTATTTCTATCGTGGGCCAATCGCGAAGAAGATCGGCCAGTACTGCGCGGAGAGCGGGTGCCTGTTGCGCGAAAGCGACCTGGCGGCGTTTCGGGCGAAGGTGGAACAACCGCTGAGCACCACCTATCGCGGCGCGGAGGTATACAAGGTCAGCTACTGGAGCCAAGGCCCGGTGTTGCTGCAGAACCTGAACCTGCTGGAAGCATTCGACCTCAGGGGCATGGGGCACAATTCGACGCGGTACGTGCACACCGTGGTCGAGGCGATGAAGCTGGGGTACGCCGATCGCGATGTGTATTACGGAGATCCGGAGCTTAGCAAGATTCCGGAGCAATTGATCTCCAAGGAATATGCCAACCTGCGGCGCGCGCTGATGAGCGCGACGCAGGCTTCGGCGGAGCATCGCGTGGGCGATCCGGAGCGGATGAAGGCGGAGGCGCCGGCGGAATTCGTGCGGGCGCGGCTGCGCGACCGCAATGCGGAGCATCAGGACACGACGTGCGTGAACGTCATCGATCAAGACGGGAACATGTTCTCGGCAACGCCGAGTGGAGCGTGGATTCCGGCGATGATGGCCGCCGACACCGGCATTCCGCTGACACAGCGCGCGCAGGCGTTTGTACTCACCCCGGGACATCCCAACCAGATCGGGCCGCGGAAGAGGCCGCGAATCACGCTGACGCCGACGATTGCGCTCAAGAACGGCGAGCCGTGGCTGGCGTTTTCGACGCCGGGCGCCGACAGCCAGGACCAGACGCTGCTGCAGATTTTCCTGGACGTAATCGAGTTCGGGATGCAGCCGCAGGAAGCAGTCGAGGCAGCCCGATTCAATTCCGTCGCCATGTACAGCTCGTTCGACGATCACGGCGACAACCCGCTGGGATTGCAGATGGAGGGCCGCTTCCCGGACTCGACGCTGGAGGAACTGCGCGCCCTCGGTCACAAGCTGATCGTCGTGGGCGACTGGCAGAACCCAAGTTCGCCGACGATGGTCGAGTACGACGCCGCCCATGGAGTGATCAAGGCGGGCGCCGACGTGAGGGGGCATCGCTGGGCTGCGGGATGCTGA
- a CDS encoding ZIP family metal transporter: MKAALLASLLAGLATGLGGVMIALLPRITRRMYDTLLGFSAGVMLAAGSITLLWPALTRSGIVPAALGLLTGALLVYLLELAVPHLEPHFAPQLTGRSKRLGLLMAAALTLHHVPEGLAIGVAFGSGTKGLGAIVAVAIALQNIPEGLAVAMPLRAAGFSRTKAIAWASLSGLTEPLAAAVGVWFAGKLDGMMPFGMALAAGAMIFVASDQLIPESHAQSDSKSPSLGLISGFVLLAVLTKIAF, from the coding sequence ATGAAAGCGGCGCTGCTGGCGAGCCTGCTGGCCGGGCTGGCGACCGGGCTGGGCGGCGTAATGATCGCGCTACTGCCCCGGATAACGCGCCGCATGTACGACACGCTGCTGGGATTCTCGGCGGGCGTGATGCTGGCGGCGGGATCGATCACGCTGCTGTGGCCGGCGCTAACACGAAGTGGAATCGTGCCGGCGGCGCTGGGACTGCTGACGGGCGCGCTGCTGGTATATCTGCTGGAACTCGCCGTGCCGCACCTGGAGCCGCACTTCGCGCCGCAGCTTACCGGGCGAAGCAAGCGATTGGGCCTGCTGATGGCGGCGGCGCTTACGCTGCATCACGTGCCGGAAGGGCTGGCGATTGGCGTCGCGTTCGGCAGCGGGACGAAAGGCCTGGGCGCGATCGTGGCGGTTGCGATTGCATTGCAGAATATCCCCGAGGGATTAGCGGTGGCCATGCCGCTGCGTGCTGCCGGGTTCTCGCGCACGAAGGCGATCGCGTGGGCATCGCTGTCGGGATTGACCGAACCGCTGGCGGCCGCGGTGGGCGTGTGGTTCGCGGGCAAGCTCGATGGCATGATGCCGTTCGGCATGGCGCTGGCGGCGGGTGCGATGATCTTTGTGGCGTCGGACCAGCTTATCCCCGAGAGCCACGCGCAGTCGGATTCCAAGTCGCCCTCGCTGGGACTGATTTCCGGGTTTGTGCTGCTGGCGGTGCTGACGAAAATCGCATTTTAA
- a CDS encoding 2-oxoacid:acceptor oxidoreductase family protein produces MAEYEIIHEKSPVFYERYERKNELQHQTHYCPGCGHGVAHKLIAEAIEELGLQERTIFVSPVGCSVFAYYYFNTGNVQAAHGRAPAAATGIKRACPDKIVISYQGDGDLAAIGTAEIVHAANRGEKITVFFINNAIYGMTGGQMAPTTMVGQTSTTSPWGRRPENEGFPLHVSELLATLEAPVYIERVALSDNKNIMKARKAVRKALELQRDGAGFSLVEILSPCPTIWKKDPVEARKWVAEKMIPQFPLGVFRDRRVEIPKIDVPQKSVAEALELCETPGQGLAPHHHGKPSTIKVAGFGGQGVLLMGIVLAEMGMREGLEVSWLPSYGPEMRSGSAHCHVCLAKERIGSPLVAHPEVLVAMNEQSLRKFAPTVASGGLILYNHDSLPQDFAVSHARVMCLPASEVADKLGSAKVANVIMLGALLEETECLSPETAMAVIEQMVKKPELLKLNGEALHAGRVFVDHQVRVGAVSQPDGFAY; encoded by the coding sequence GTGGCTGAATACGAGATTATCCACGAGAAGTCGCCGGTATTTTACGAGCGCTACGAGCGCAAGAACGAGCTGCAGCACCAGACGCACTACTGCCCGGGCTGCGGACACGGAGTGGCGCACAAGCTGATCGCCGAAGCGATCGAAGAGCTGGGGCTGCAGGAGCGGACGATTTTTGTCAGCCCGGTGGGCTGCTCGGTGTTCGCGTACTACTACTTCAACACCGGCAACGTGCAGGCAGCGCACGGGCGCGCGCCGGCGGCGGCGACGGGCATCAAGCGCGCCTGCCCGGACAAGATCGTGATCAGCTACCAGGGCGATGGCGACCTGGCGGCGATCGGGACGGCGGAGATCGTGCACGCGGCCAATCGCGGCGAGAAGATCACCGTCTTCTTCATTAATAACGCGATCTACGGTATGACCGGCGGGCAAATGGCGCCGACGACGATGGTGGGGCAGACCTCCACCACCAGCCCGTGGGGACGGCGGCCGGAGAATGAAGGCTTCCCGCTGCACGTGTCGGAGCTGCTGGCGACGCTGGAAGCGCCGGTGTACATCGAACGGGTGGCGCTGTCGGACAACAAGAACATCATGAAGGCGCGCAAGGCGGTGCGCAAGGCGCTGGAGTTGCAGCGCGACGGCGCCGGGTTCTCGCTGGTGGAAATTCTGTCGCCGTGCCCGACCATATGGAAGAAGGACCCGGTAGAGGCGCGCAAGTGGGTAGCGGAGAAAATGATCCCGCAGTTCCCGCTGGGCGTGTTTCGCGATCGCAGGGTGGAGATCCCAAAAATCGACGTGCCGCAGAAGAGTGTCGCCGAAGCGCTGGAGTTGTGCGAAACCCCGGGCCAGGGACTCGCGCCGCATCATCACGGCAAGCCGTCCACGATCAAGGTGGCCGGGTTCGGCGGGCAGGGCGTGCTGCTGATGGGGATCGTGCTGGCGGAGATGGGCATGCGCGAGGGCCTGGAGGTGAGCTGGCTGCCATCGTACGGGCCGGAGATGCGGAGCGGGAGCGCGCATTGCCATGTGTGCCTCGCCAAGGAGCGCATCGGGTCGCCGCTGGTAGCGCATCCGGAAGTGCTGGTGGCGATGAACGAGCAGTCGCTGCGCAAGTTTGCGCCCACGGTGGCTTCCGGGGGACTGATCCTGTACAACCACGACAGTCTGCCGCAGGATTTTGCGGTCAGTCATGCGCGCGTAATGTGCCTGCCGGCGTCGGAGGTTGCCGACAAGCTGGGGTCGGCGAAGGTGGCGAACGTGATCATGCTGGGCGCGCTGCTGGAAGAGACGGAATGCCTGTCGCCGGAAACGGCGATGGCAGTGATCGAGCAAATGGTAAAGAAGCCGGAATTGCTGAAGCTGAACGGCGAGGCGCTGCACGCCGGGCGCGTCTTCGTGGATCACCAGGTGAGGGTCGGGGCAGTGAGCCAGCCGGACGGGTTTGCGTACTAG